A region from the Agrococcus sp. SL85 genome encodes:
- a CDS encoding S8 family serine peptidase, whose translation MTHHSSARTAARRLLAIGTGVAVATSAAVLGAASATAAPPATPTPAFQDGRYVVVLAEDSLATYDGGVQGLARTAPQPGQDLDADSRAARAYRAHLGDRHQQVADSVGADVSASLTATVNGFVADLTAAQAQALSSRSGVRAVEPNEILQITSSPANDYLELPELWQQVGGMGEAGDGVVVGVLDTGIAPENPFFAGQPLGTAPGSEPYRAGDVITYQKGDGQTFTGLCQTGPGFQASDCSTKIVGARYYVDGFGAANIGTEAQVPGEYLSPRDGDGHGSHTASTAAGNADVPISTVGGTDLGTMSGVAPEARIAAYKVCWSGPDPAATDDDGCASTDLVEAIDQAVLDGVDVINYSIGGGAATSVVSATDLSFLGAAAAGVFVSASAGNSGPGASTLDHASPWYSTVAATTIPNYEATVTVGGDAYPGGSITVPFEGEVTGTLVAARSIPASGAAAADAALCLPGTLDAAAAAGKVVLCERGVNARVEKSQVAADAGAIGVVLVNVTPGSIDLDDHAIPTVHVDAPYFEALSAAAAAGETVTLTAGNTSGIETVAPVVAGFSSRGPALADGSDVIKPDIAAPGVGIIAASYQAPGGDPRYEFLSGTSMAAPHIAGLAAVYLSEHPLASPAAVKSALMTSAEDTFLADGSRETNPFNQGAGIVDSPSFLEPGLVYENGTEDWYGYLRGLGYGLPDAWVGEAIDPSDLNIPSIGIGSLAGSQTITRTLTALEAGRYEVSVEGVPGVDVSVSPQVLDFTSAGQSLSYEVTFTTRDATPGQWSTGSLTWASQDRGVRSPIAVQPIALDLPDWVTGQGRRGDVTIEGVAGQSGRLQTSVAGYAPYQRLGAARVGAGEERTFEFQIGRNELAHDIVLQGDESVADLDLVVQRLDNRGNPVEQWVGATESADETVLIENPTAGRYRATVQVYSLQGAYSTRFTLEHAGVRANGGQGDLTPRWASQRVSTGEAFEVEVRWRNLRAGEQYLGIVTNRLGQTTERTYVYTDSGAGQPPRPGTP comes from the coding sequence GTGACCCATCACAGCAGCGCGAGGACGGCCGCACGACGGCTGCTCGCGATCGGCACGGGCGTCGCGGTCGCGACGTCCGCCGCCGTGCTCGGCGCCGCGTCCGCGACCGCGGCACCGCCAGCGACTCCGACGCCCGCCTTCCAGGACGGCCGCTACGTGGTCGTGCTGGCGGAGGACTCGCTCGCCACCTACGACGGCGGCGTGCAGGGCCTCGCTCGGACCGCCCCGCAGCCAGGCCAGGACCTCGACGCCGACTCGCGCGCCGCGCGCGCCTATCGCGCGCACCTCGGCGATCGCCACCAGCAGGTGGCCGACTCCGTCGGCGCAGACGTCTCGGCGAGCCTGACGGCCACGGTCAACGGCTTCGTCGCCGACCTCACCGCGGCGCAGGCGCAGGCGCTGTCCTCGCGCTCCGGCGTGCGCGCCGTCGAGCCGAACGAGATCCTCCAGATCACGAGCTCCCCCGCCAACGACTACCTCGAGCTGCCGGAGCTGTGGCAGCAGGTCGGCGGCATGGGCGAGGCGGGCGACGGCGTCGTCGTCGGCGTGCTCGACACGGGCATCGCGCCCGAGAACCCCTTCTTCGCGGGCCAGCCCCTCGGCACTGCGCCCGGCAGCGAGCCCTACCGCGCGGGCGACGTCATCACGTACCAGAAGGGCGACGGCCAGACGTTCACCGGCCTGTGCCAGACCGGCCCGGGCTTCCAGGCGAGCGACTGCTCCACGAAGATCGTCGGCGCGCGCTACTACGTCGACGGGTTCGGCGCAGCGAACATCGGCACCGAGGCCCAGGTCCCTGGCGAGTACCTGTCGCCGCGCGACGGCGACGGCCACGGATCGCACACGGCGTCGACGGCCGCGGGCAACGCGGACGTCCCGATCTCGACGGTGGGCGGCACCGACCTCGGCACGATGTCCGGCGTCGCGCCCGAGGCCCGCATCGCGGCCTACAAGGTCTGCTGGTCCGGACCGGATCCCGCGGCGACCGACGACGACGGCTGCGCGTCGACCGACCTCGTCGAAGCGATCGACCAGGCGGTGCTCGACGGCGTCGACGTCATCAACTACTCGATCGGCGGCGGTGCGGCGACCTCGGTGGTCTCGGCCACCGACCTCTCGTTCCTCGGTGCCGCCGCGGCGGGCGTGTTCGTCTCCGCATCGGCCGGCAACTCGGGCCCGGGAGCCTCGACGCTCGACCACGCCTCGCCGTGGTACTCGACCGTCGCCGCCACGACGATCCCGAACTACGAGGCCACCGTGACGGTCGGCGGCGACGCCTACCCCGGCGGCTCCATCACCGTGCCCTTCGAGGGCGAGGTGACCGGGACGCTCGTCGCGGCACGGTCGATCCCCGCATCCGGCGCGGCTGCGGCCGACGCCGCGCTGTGCCTGCCCGGGACCCTCGACGCCGCTGCGGCGGCCGGCAAGGTGGTGCTGTGCGAGCGCGGCGTGAACGCGCGTGTCGAGAAGTCGCAGGTGGCCGCCGACGCGGGCGCGATCGGCGTCGTCCTCGTGAACGTCACGCCCGGCTCGATCGACCTCGACGACCACGCGATCCCGACGGTCCACGTCGACGCGCCGTACTTCGAGGCGCTCTCGGCCGCAGCAGCTGCCGGTGAGACCGTGACGCTGACGGCGGGCAACACCTCCGGCATCGAGACGGTGGCGCCCGTCGTCGCGGGCTTCTCCTCGCGCGGCCCGGCGCTCGCCGACGGCTCCGACGTCATCAAGCCCGACATCGCGGCGCCCGGCGTGGGCATCATCGCCGCGTCGTACCAGGCGCCCGGCGGGGACCCCCGCTACGAGTTCCTGTCGGGGACCTCGATGGCGGCTCCGCACATCGCGGGGCTCGCGGCCGTGTACCTCTCGGAGCACCCGCTCGCCTCGCCCGCAGCGGTGAAGAGCGCGCTCATGACGAGCGCCGAGGACACCTTCCTCGCCGACGGCAGCCGCGAGACGAACCCCTTCAACCAGGGAGCCGGCATCGTCGACTCGCCCTCGTTCCTCGAGCCGGGGCTGGTGTACGAGAACGGCACGGAGGACTGGTACGGCTACCTTCGCGGGCTCGGCTACGGCCTGCCCGACGCGTGGGTGGGCGAGGCCATCGATCCGAGCGACCTCAACATCCCCTCGATCGGGATCGGCTCGCTCGCCGGGTCGCAGACCATCACGCGCACGCTGACCGCCCTGGAGGCTGGCCGGTACGAGGTCTCGGTCGAGGGCGTCCCCGGCGTGGACGTGTCCGTCTCGCCGCAGGTGCTCGACTTCACCTCCGCGGGCCAGTCGCTGTCGTACGAGGTGACCTTCACGACGCGCGACGCGACGCCCGGTCAGTGGAGCACCGGGTCGCTCACCTGGGCCTCGCAGGACAGGGGCGTGCGCTCCCCGATCGCGGTGCAGCCCATCGCGCTCGACCTGCCCGACTGGGTGACCGGCCAGGGTCGCCGCGGCGACGTGACGATCGAGGGAGTCGCCGGGCAGTCCGGTCGCCTCCAGACCTCGGTCGCAGGCTACGCGCCCTACCAGCGCCTCGGCGCAGCTCGGGTGGGTGCCGGCGAGGAGCGCACCTTCGAGTTCCAGATCGGCCGCAACGAGCTCGCGCACGACATCGTGCTCCAGGGGGACGAGTCGGTCGCCGACCTCGATCTCGTGGTGCAGCGGCTCGACAACCGCGGCAACCCCGTCGAGCAGTGGGTCGGCGCGACCGAGTCGGCCGACGAGACGGTGCTGATCGAGAACCCGACCGCGGGCCGCTACCGGGCGACCGTGCAGGTGTACTCGCTCCAGGGCGCGTACTCCACGAGGTTCACCCTCGAGCACGCCGGCGTCCGCGCGAACGGTGGTCAGGGCGACCTGACGCCGCGGTGGGCGTCGCAGCGGGTGTCGACGGGCGAGGCGTTCGAGGTGGAGGTGCGGTGGCGCAACCTCCGCGCGGGCGAGCAGTACCTCGGCATCGTGACGAACCGCCTGGGCCAGACGACCGAGCGCACCTACGTCTACACGGACTCGGGCGCAGGGCAGCCGCCCCGCCCCGGCACCCCGTGA
- a CDS encoding cytochrome b5-like heme/steroid binding domain-containing protein, with product MQNALAATVSGLPLHPLAVHVPVVLLPLGALGLILVLAVPRWRAALAWPVLAVLAIATVGALVAKLSGEALAAQVGVPEEHEELGNWLLILSSVLLLVAVAWWLWERRAIARRRPTGVVGVLAALVLGALAIGAIVVAVLTGHSGAEAVWGDRLGGDAGAPTGEPATPAASATADEPLTLAVVAQHDDSASCWAAIEGEVYDLTEWVAQHPGGSDRILSICGTDATETFQGQHGGQAAPTETLSRFAIGELQG from the coding sequence ATGCAGAACGCGCTCGCCGCCACGGTCTCCGGCCTGCCCCTCCACCCGCTCGCGGTGCACGTGCCGGTCGTGCTGCTGCCGCTGGGGGCGCTCGGCCTCATCCTCGTCCTCGCCGTGCCGCGCTGGCGCGCCGCCCTCGCGTGGCCCGTGCTCGCGGTGCTCGCGATCGCCACGGTCGGCGCGCTCGTCGCGAAGCTCTCGGGCGAGGCGCTCGCGGCGCAGGTCGGCGTGCCCGAGGAGCACGAGGAGCTCGGCAACTGGCTGCTCATCCTCTCCTCGGTCCTGCTGCTCGTGGCCGTGGCCTGGTGGCTGTGGGAGCGGCGCGCGATCGCCCGGCGGCGCCCCACGGGCGTCGTGGGCGTGCTCGCGGCCCTCGTGCTCGGGGCGCTCGCGATCGGCGCGATCGTCGTCGCGGTGCTCACGGGCCACTCGGGCGCGGAGGCGGTCTGGGGCGACCGGCTCGGCGGCGACGCCGGCGCCCCCACGGGCGAGCCCGCGACGCCTGCGGCCTCCGCGACCGCCGACGAGCCGCTGACCCTCGCGGTCGTGGCGCAGCACGACGACTCCGCCTCCTGCTGGGCCGCGATCGAGGGCGAGGTGTACGACCTCACCGAGTGGGTCGCGCAGCACCCGGGCGGCTCCGACCGCATCCTCAGCATCTGCGGCACCGACGCCACCGAGACCTTCCAGGGCCAGCACGGCGGGCAGGCGGCGCCCACCGAGACGCTCTCGCGCTTCGCGATCGGCGAGCTGCAGGGGTGA
- a CDS encoding LuxR C-terminal-related transcriptional regulator encodes MPSRGPHPPSEPRRPRLSPRERRALAYYVQGRTTVQVAAEMQVGYETAKTFLRRVRAKYAALDRPAGKRAELIVRAEEDGIL; translated from the coding sequence GTGCCCTCGCGCGGCCCGCACCCGCCCTCCGAGCCCCGCCGCCCGCGGCTCTCGCCCCGCGAGCGCCGCGCGCTCGCGTACTACGTGCAGGGCCGCACGACCGTGCAGGTGGCGGCCGAGATGCAGGTCGGGTACGAGACGGCGAAGACCTTCCTGCGGCGCGTGCGCGCGAAGTACGCGGCGCTCGACCGGCCCGCGGGCAAGCGCGCCGAGCTCATCGTGCGCGCCGAGGAGGACGGCATCCTCTAG
- a CDS encoding response regulator transcription factor produces the protein MSGRILVVDDDRDIRDLVAIKLESAGLEVETRADGVQGLEAAAEGPWSAIVLDVMMPGMSGIDVLRALRERGVETPVILLTARGQEKDIEAGFAAGADDYVTKPFSPRALLARVTAALG, from the coding sequence ATGAGCGGCCGCATCCTCGTCGTCGACGACGACCGCGACATCCGCGACCTCGTCGCCATCAAGCTCGAATCGGCGGGCCTCGAGGTCGAGACCCGCGCCGACGGCGTGCAGGGGCTCGAGGCGGCGGCCGAAGGCCCGTGGTCGGCGATCGTGCTCGACGTCATGATGCCCGGCATGAGCGGCATCGACGTGCTGCGCGCGCTCCGCGAGCGCGGCGTCGAGACGCCCGTGATCCTGCTCACGGCGCGAGGCCAGGAGAAGGACATCGAGGCGGGCTTCGCCGCCGGCGCCGACGACTACGTCACGAAGCCGTTCAGCCCCCGGGCCCTCCTGGCGCGCGTCACGGCCGCCTTGGGATGA
- a CDS encoding thymidine kinase, which produces MAKLYFRYGAMNSGKSTGLLQAAFNYEERGQRVLLAKPATDTKGERDVVSRLGVTREVDVLIGAGDSVEALFEEAAATAPEPVACLLVDEAQFLQPLQVDELLRLAVEHGVPVLAYGIRTDFRTHAFPGSRRLLEIAHSLEELKTICRCGRKALFNGRRIGDTFVFDGDQVAIDGVEVHYESLCAACYLQESGGRLA; this is translated from the coding sequence GTGGCGAAGCTGTACTTCCGATACGGGGCGATGAACTCCGGCAAGTCGACGGGCCTGCTCCAGGCGGCCTTCAACTACGAGGAGCGCGGTCAGCGCGTGCTGCTGGCGAAGCCTGCGACCGACACCAAGGGCGAGCGGGACGTCGTCTCGCGCCTCGGCGTCACCCGCGAGGTCGACGTGCTCATCGGCGCCGGGGACTCCGTGGAGGCGCTGTTCGAGGAGGCCGCGGCGACGGCGCCGGAGCCCGTGGCGTGCCTCCTCGTCGACGAGGCGCAGTTCCTGCAGCCGCTGCAGGTCGACGAGCTGCTGCGGCTCGCGGTCGAGCACGGCGTGCCGGTGCTCGCGTACGGCATCCGCACCGACTTCCGCACCCACGCGTTCCCGGGCTCGCGCCGCCTGCTCGAGATCGCGCACTCGCTCGAGGAGCTGAAGACCATCTGCCGGTGCGGGAGGAAGGCGCTCTTCAACGGCCGGCGCATCGGCGACACCTTCGTCTTCGACGGCGACCAGGTCGCGATCGACGGCGTCGAGGTGCACTACGAGTCGCTGTGCGCCGCGTGCTACCTGCAGGAGTCGGGCGGGCGGCTCGCCTGA
- a CDS encoding malate:quinone oxidoreductase, translating to MTKTIDVALIGGGIMSATLGALLNRLEPSWSIEVFERLPEVGQESSNPWNNAGTGHAALCELNYMPEGPEGQLSTAKAVDINEQFQLSRQLWASFVEDGTLPDPTAFISATPHMTFVWGEANVDYLRRRWELLKEEPLFEGMEFSEDAEVIRGWAPTLIPGRAKSQPIAATRATEGTDVDFGALTRLLLGRIQEAGAKVHTSVAVTGLRRQQDGTWRLKLKREIGQSRAEIRARFVFVGAGGGALKLLQQSRIPEAKGFAGFPITGAFLRTDNPEVVARHTAKVYGKASVGAPPMSVPHLDTRVVDGETSLLFGPYAGFSPKYLKTGSYTDMFETIKGHNLYPMIRAGLANLPLVSYLAGEVFASRQQRLDALREFMPNARDEDWRLITAGQRVQVMKRDAEKGGVLQFGTEVVTGGEGTIAGLLGASPGASTAVHIMLTILERCFPEHMPRWQGTIRELIPSYGTKLNEDRAAARESLARTARTLRLSDESAPELHPAAAGAASP from the coding sequence GTGACCAAGACCATCGACGTGGCCCTGATCGGCGGAGGCATCATGAGCGCGACGCTCGGCGCCCTCCTCAACCGCCTGGAGCCGTCGTGGTCGATCGAAGTCTTCGAGCGCCTGCCCGAGGTGGGGCAGGAGTCGTCGAACCCCTGGAACAACGCGGGCACGGGCCACGCGGCGCTGTGCGAGCTCAACTACATGCCCGAGGGCCCCGAGGGGCAGCTGTCGACCGCGAAGGCCGTCGACATCAACGAGCAGTTCCAGCTCTCGCGCCAGCTCTGGGCCTCGTTCGTCGAGGACGGCACCCTGCCCGACCCGACCGCCTTCATCTCGGCCACGCCGCACATGACGTTCGTGTGGGGCGAGGCGAACGTCGACTACCTGCGCCGTCGCTGGGAGCTCCTCAAGGAGGAGCCGCTCTTCGAGGGCATGGAGTTCTCGGAGGACGCCGAGGTCATCCGCGGCTGGGCGCCGACGCTCATCCCGGGCCGCGCGAAGTCGCAGCCCATCGCGGCGACGCGGGCCACCGAGGGCACCGACGTCGACTTCGGCGCGCTCACGCGCCTGCTGCTGGGACGCATCCAGGAGGCCGGCGCGAAGGTGCACACGAGCGTCGCGGTCACGGGCCTGCGCCGCCAGCAGGACGGCACCTGGCGCCTGAAGCTCAAGCGCGAGATCGGCCAGTCGCGCGCCGAGATCCGCGCGCGCTTCGTCTTCGTGGGCGCCGGCGGCGGCGCGCTCAAGCTGCTGCAGCAGTCGCGCATCCCCGAGGCCAAGGGCTTCGCGGGCTTCCCGATCACGGGCGCGTTCCTGCGCACCGACAACCCCGAGGTCGTGGCGCGCCACACCGCGAAGGTCTACGGCAAGGCGAGCGTCGGCGCCCCGCCCATGTCGGTGCCGCACCTCGACACGCGCGTCGTGGACGGCGAGACGAGCCTGCTCTTCGGCCCCTACGCGGGCTTCAGCCCCAAGTACCTGAAGACCGGCAGCTACACCGACATGTTCGAGACGATCAAGGGGCACAACCTGTACCCGATGATCCGCGCGGGGCTCGCGAACCTCCCGCTCGTCTCGTACCTGGCCGGCGAGGTCTTCGCCTCCCGGCAGCAGCGGCTCGACGCGCTGCGCGAGTTCATGCCCAACGCGCGCGACGAGGACTGGCGCCTCATCACCGCGGGCCAGCGCGTGCAGGTGATGAAGCGCGACGCCGAGAAGGGCGGCGTGCTGCAGTTCGGCACCGAGGTCGTCACGGGCGGCGAGGGCACGATCGCTGGCCTCCTCGGCGCCTCGCCCGGCGCCTCGACCGCCGTCCACATCATGCTCACGATCCTCGAGCGCTGCTTCCCCGAGCACATGCCGCGGTGGCAGGGCACGATCCGCGAGCTGATCCCCAGCTATGGCACGAAGCTCAACGAGGACCGCGCAGCGGCCCGCGAGAGCCTCGCGCGAACCGCCCGAACGCTCCGCCTCAGCGATGAGTCGGCGCCTGAGCTCCACCCTGCGGCTGCGGGCGCCGCGTCCCCCTAG
- a CDS encoding aspartate-semialdehyde dehydrogenase → MIRRLAEEAGEPRALRLGVVGATGQVGGVVLRLLAERGVPLEELRLFASARSAGSTIGFQGREIVVEDAEAADPTGLDVAIFSAGGATSRALAPRFAEAGVVVIDNSSAWRMDPEVPLVVSEVNPHAIAGAVKGIIANPNCTTMAAMPVLKPLDREAGLVRLVVATYQAVSGSGLKGVEELRGQLERTADQQPERLAHDGAAVDPGEPGVYAQPIAHNVLPLAGSIVDDGSAETDEEQKLRNESRKILERPELRVAGTCVRVPVFTGHSLAIHAEFERELSPEDARALLEHAPGVALVDVPTPLRAAGADPSLVGRIRADQSAEPGHGLVLFVANDNLRKGAALNAVQLAELVAHRLG, encoded by the coding sequence ATGATCCGCCGGCTGGCGGAGGAGGCGGGCGAGCCCCGCGCGCTGCGCCTCGGCGTCGTGGGCGCCACGGGCCAGGTCGGCGGCGTCGTGCTGCGCCTGCTCGCCGAGCGCGGCGTGCCGCTCGAGGAGCTGCGGCTGTTCGCCTCCGCGCGCTCGGCCGGCTCGACGATCGGCTTCCAGGGCCGCGAGATCGTGGTCGAGGACGCCGAGGCGGCCGACCCGACGGGCCTCGACGTCGCCATCTTCTCCGCCGGCGGCGCCACCTCGAGGGCGCTCGCACCCCGGTTCGCCGAGGCCGGCGTCGTCGTCATCGACAACTCCTCTGCCTGGCGCATGGATCCGGAGGTGCCGCTCGTGGTCTCCGAGGTCAACCCGCACGCCATCGCGGGCGCGGTCAAGGGCATCATCGCGAACCCCAACTGCACGACGATGGCCGCCATGCCGGTGCTGAAGCCGCTCGACCGCGAGGCAGGTCTCGTGCGCCTCGTCGTCGCGACCTACCAGGCGGTGTCGGGCTCCGGCCTCAAGGGCGTCGAGGAGCTGCGCGGGCAGCTCGAGCGCACCGCGGACCAGCAGCCGGAGCGCCTCGCGCACGACGGCGCGGCGGTCGACCCGGGCGAGCCGGGCGTCTACGCGCAGCCCATCGCGCACAACGTGCTGCCGCTCGCGGGCTCGATCGTCGACGACGGCTCCGCCGAGACCGACGAGGAGCAGAAGCTGCGCAACGAGTCGCGCAAGATCCTCGAGCGCCCCGAGCTGCGCGTCGCGGGCACGTGCGTGCGCGTGCCCGTGTTCACGGGCCACTCGCTCGCGATCCACGCCGAGTTCGAGCGCGAGCTGAGCCCCGAGGACGCCCGCGCGCTGCTCGAGCACGCGCCCGGCGTCGCGCTCGTCGACGTGCCGACGCCGCTGCGGGCGGCCGGCGCCGACCCCTCGCTCGTGGGCCGCATCCGCGCCGATCAGTCGGCGGAGCCCGGGCACGGCCTCGTGCTCTTCGTCGCCAACGACAACCTCCGGAAGGGCGCGGCGCTCAACGCGGTGCAGCTCGCGGAGCTCGTGGCGCACCGCCTGGGCTGA
- a CDS encoding HAD family hydrolase, whose translation MLAAVAERGLPAALVTNSDRRNASGMLDAAPAGALAFAVTGDEVARPKPHPEPYATALARLAAERGVERGIAFEDSLSGATAAHAAGLEVWFVRTHSEAPAFATRSIASLAEVELDALLAASAR comes from the coding sequence CTGCTCGCGGCCGTCGCGGAGCGGGGCCTGCCCGCCGCGCTCGTGACGAACTCCGATCGGCGGAACGCCTCCGGCATGCTCGACGCCGCACCGGCGGGCGCGCTCGCGTTCGCCGTGACGGGCGACGAGGTCGCGCGCCCCAAGCCGCATCCCGAGCCCTACGCGACGGCCCTCGCGCGGCTCGCCGCCGAGCGCGGCGTCGAGCGCGGCATCGCCTTCGAGGACTCCCTGTCCGGAGCGACGGCCGCGCACGCCGCGGGGCTCGAGGTGTGGTTCGTGCGCACGCACAGCGAGGCGCCGGCCTTCGCGACGCGCAGCATCGCCTCGCTCGCCGAGGTCGAGCTCGACGCGCTGCTCGCCGCGAGCGCGCGCTGA
- a CDS encoding metallophosphoesterase yields MLAASRALGAVVGGVLAAGAAVAAYATAIEPRAFRIRTETLPILPAGARPITVLHLADIHLAPWQEAKLDWLQGLATVEPDLVVNTGDSLGHRDALPVLADALEVFRGVPGFFVHGSNDVYGPEMKNPLRYFGGPSQLGRDAPAERLDTAGLERAFEDLGWLDLNNAARAVEVRGTTVAGFGVSDAHRGWDRLDETEAALSRMRKSLGDAPRVTLGVTHSPYRRILDAFVDLGADAILAGHTHGGQVRVPGGHAIVTNCDVPRAQASGLSRWSHEGRSAPLTVSQGIGASIFAPFRLGTPPEAVVVSLVPRAIG; encoded by the coding sequence ATCCTGGCTGCTAGCAGGGCGCTCGGGGCGGTCGTCGGCGGGGTCCTCGCCGCCGGCGCCGCCGTGGCCGCCTACGCGACCGCGATCGAGCCGCGCGCCTTCCGCATCCGCACCGAGACCCTGCCGATCCTGCCCGCGGGCGCTCGGCCGATCACGGTGCTGCACCTCGCCGACATCCACCTCGCGCCGTGGCAGGAGGCGAAGCTCGACTGGCTCCAGGGCCTCGCGACGGTCGAGCCCGACCTCGTCGTCAACACCGGCGACAGTCTCGGGCACCGCGACGCGCTGCCGGTGCTGGCCGACGCGCTCGAGGTCTTCCGCGGCGTGCCCGGGTTCTTCGTGCACGGCTCGAACGACGTCTACGGCCCCGAGATGAAGAACCCGCTCCGCTACTTCGGCGGGCCGTCGCAGCTCGGCAGGGACGCCCCCGCCGAGCGGCTCGACACCGCCGGCCTCGAGCGCGCGTTCGAGGACCTCGGCTGGCTCGACCTCAACAACGCCGCGCGCGCGGTCGAGGTGCGCGGCACCACCGTCGCGGGCTTCGGCGTCTCCGACGCCCACCGGGGCTGGGACCGCCTCGACGAGACCGAGGCCGCGCTCTCGCGGATGCGCAAGTCGCTCGGCGACGCGCCGCGGGTGACGCTCGGCGTCACGCACTCCCCCTACCGCCGCATCCTCGACGCGTTCGTCGACCTCGGCGCCGACGCGATCCTCGCCGGCCACACGCACGGCGGCCAGGTGCGGGTGCCGGGTGGGCACGCGATCGTCACGAACTGCGACGTCCCGCGCGCCCAGGCATCCGGCCTCTCGCGCTGGTCGCACGAGGGCCGCTCGGCGCCGCTCACGGTGTCGCAGGGCATCGGCGCGTCGATCTTCGCGCCGTTCCGGCTGGGCACGCCCCCGGAGGCCGTGGTCGTGTCGCTCGTGCCCCGCGCGATCGGGTAG
- the recR gene encoding recombination mediator RecR has translation MYDGIVQDLIDELGRLPGVGPKSAQRIAFHIIQTETFDVERLATILQTVREKVRFCIVCGNIGEEERCAICRDPRRVPTTICVVEEAKDVVAIERTREYRGLYHVLGGALNPMQGIGPDQLRVAQLMTRLQDAAVEEVIIATDPNVEGEATATYLIRSLLPLGVRVSRLASGLPVGGDLEFADEMTLGRAFEGRRLIER, from the coding sequence GTGTACGACGGCATCGTCCAGGACCTCATCGACGAGCTCGGCCGCCTCCCCGGCGTCGGGCCGAAGTCGGCGCAGCGCATCGCCTTCCACATCATCCAGACCGAGACCTTCGACGTCGAGCGACTCGCGACGATCCTGCAGACCGTGCGCGAGAAGGTGCGCTTCTGCATCGTCTGCGGCAACATCGGCGAGGAGGAGCGGTGCGCCATCTGCCGCGACCCCCGCCGCGTGCCCACCACGATCTGCGTCGTCGAGGAGGCGAAGGACGTCGTGGCGATCGAGCGCACGCGCGAGTACCGCGGGCTCTACCACGTGCTCGGCGGCGCGCTGAACCCCATGCAGGGCATCGGCCCCGACCAGCTCCGCGTCGCGCAGCTCATGACGCGCCTGCAGGACGCCGCGGTCGAGGAGGTCATCATCGCCACCGACCCCAACGTCGAGGGCGAGGCGACCGCCACCTACCTCATCCGCTCGCTGCTCCCGCTCGGCGTCCGCGTCTCGCGCCTCGCGAGCGGCCTGCCCGTCGGCGGCGACCTCGAGTTCGCCGACGAGATGACGCTCGGTCGTGCCTTCGAGGGCCGCAGGCTCATCGAGCGCTGA